TGCAGCAAGCGCGGGATCTACCCGTCGACGATCGACCTCAACGGGCACCACGTGCCCGCGTGGCGCGGTGTGCCCGTGCTGCCGTGCAACAAGATCCCGGTCACCAAGACCCGCACCAGCTCGGTGGTGCTGCTGCGCGCCGGCGAGCAGAACCAGGGCGTGATCGGCCTGCACCAGACGGGCCTGCCCGACGAGTACCAGCCCGGCCTGAACGTGCGGTTCATGGGCATCAACGAGAAGGCGATCATCTCCTACCTCGTCAGCGCCTACTACTCCACCGCCATCCTCGTGCCGGACGCCATCGGCGTGCTGGAGCACGTGGAACTCGGCCGCGAGGACTGACCACTCCCCCTGACCAGATTGGGCGGCTCAAGTGACCGTGACAGACCCCGGCCTCGCACCGGAAGAGGCCGAGCAGCACCGCCAGAGCCTGAGCACCGCGAGCGCGCGGAACCTGGCGAGCACCACCAAGTCCACACCGCAGATGCAGGGCATCTCGCCGCGGTGGTTGCTGCGGAAGCTGCCCTGGGTGACCACCCAGGCAGGCACCTACCGGGTCAACCGCCGCCTCACCTACGCGCTCGGCGACGGGCGGGTGAGCTTCGTCAGCACCGGCGCCGACATCCGGGTGATCCCGCAGGAGCTGCGGGAGCTGCCGGTGCTGCGCGACTTCCCGGACGACGACGTGCTGGTCGCGCTGGCGAACCGGTTCCGGCTGCGCGAGTTCCAGCCGGGTGACGCGCTGGTCTCCTCGGGCGACCGGGCCGACGAGGTGTACCTGATCGCGCACGGCAAAGTGAACAAGGTCGGCCGCGGCGAGTACGGCGACCAGACCGTGCTGGACACGATGGCCGGTGGCGACCACTTCGGCGCCGAGGTGCTGGCCGGCGTCGAGGCGGCGTGGGAGTTCACCGCCAAGGCGGTCACCCCGGTGATCGCCCTGGTGCTGCCGCTGCGGTCGGTGCAGGAGCTGGAGGACCAGGTCGAGTCGCTGCGCGCGCACATCGAGTCGGTCGCGCGCAACGCGGGCAAGCCGCAGAACAAGCACGGCGAGGCGGAGATCGAGATCGCCTCGGGCCACGAGGGCGAGCCGGACCTGCCCGCGACGTTCGTGGACTACGAGCTGTCGCCGCGCGAGTACGAGCTGGAGGTGGCGCAGACCGTGCTGCGGGTGCACAGCCGCGTCGCCGACCTCTACAACCACCCGATGAACCAGACCGAGCAGCAGCTGCGGCTGACCATCGAGGCGCTGCGCGAGCGCCAGGAGCACGAAATGCTCAACAACCGCCGGATCGGGCTGCTGCACAACGCCGACCTGCGGCAGCGCATCCACACCCGCAGCGGCCCGCCGACCCCGGACGACCTGGACGAGCTGCTGTCCCGGCGGCGCAAGACGGCGTTCATGCTGGCCCACCCGCGCACCATCGCCGCGTTCGGCCGGGAGGCCAACAAGCGCGGCGTGTACCCGGGCACGGCCGACGTGGACGGCACGAAGGTCGTCACCTGGCGCGGTGTGCCGCTGCTGCCGTCGGACAAGATCCCGATCACGCCGCAGCACACCACCTCGATCCTGGCCATGCGGGTCGGCGAGCAGGACAACGGCGTGATCGGCCTGCACCAGCCCGGCATCCCGGACGAGGTGCAGCCCGGCCTGAACGCCCGGTTCATGGGCGTCAACGAGAAGGCGATCGTGTCCTACCTGGTCAGCGCGTACTTCTCGGTCGCCGTGCTGGTGCCCGACGCCCTCGGGGTGCTGGAGCACGTGGAGATCGGTCGGTCCTGACCAGCGGAGTCGACGGCAGCCGGGCCGCCACGCCCGGCCGCCGGTCCTCCACCGCCCGCACCGCGTCGCCAGGGATCACCGGCTCGCGCGCGGGCGCATCCCCCGAACAGGAGTTGTGGCGATGACCGACCTGGACGTGAGCCCCGATCAGCGGTCCGCTCGCGAGGTGCTGCACTGGAGCCGTGCCGGGGTCGACCCCGCGCTGCGCGCAGCGGTGGACCGGCTGCCCGAGTCGATGCGAGCCATAGTGGGCTACCACTTCGGCTGGTGGGACGAGCGCGGCGAGCCGATCGGCGCGGACGCGGGCAAGGCGATCCGGCCGGCGCTGGTGATGCTGGGCGCGCAGGCGGTGGGCGGTTCGGTGGACGCCGCGCTGCCCGCCGCGGTGGCGGTGGAGATGGTGCACAACTTCTCGCTGCTGCACGACGACGTCATGGACGGCGACACGACCCGGCGGCACCGGCGGACGGCGTGGCACGTGTTCGGCGTGAACCCGGCGATCCTGGCCGGCGACTCGCTGCTGACCTCGGCGGTGGACGTGCTGGCCGGCAGCGGTCACCCGCAGGCCCAGCAGGCGATCCGGGTGCTGTCGGCGGCGGTCCAGCAGCTGCTGGACGGGCAGAGCGCGGACCTGGCGTTCGAGGAGCGGGCGGACGTCGGGCTGGCGGAGTGCGTGCGGATGGCCGAGCGCAAGACCGGTTCGCTGCTGGGCGCGTCGTGCGCGCTGGGCGCGTTGTTCGGCGGCGGGCTGCCCGAGCAGGTGGAGCACCTGCGGTCGTTCGGCGAGCGGGTCGGGCTGGCGTTCCAGTTCGTGGACGACCTGCTCGGCATCTGGGGCGACCCGGAGGTGACCGGCAAGCCGGTGTACTCGGACCTGGTGAACCGCAAGAAGTCGCTGCCGGTGGTGGCGGCGCTGACGTCGGGCACCCGGGCGGGCCGCGAGCTGGACGCGATGTACCACTCGGACCGGCCGCTCGACCCGGCGCGGGCGGCGGAGCTGATCGAGACCTCCGGTGCGCGGGTGTGGGCCCAGGGCCGGGCGGACGACCTGCTGGCCAGGGCGCGGCAGCACCTGAAGGCGGCCCGGCCCGCCGACCGGGCGGCGCGCGAGCTGGAAGCGGTGGCCCGCCTGGCGACCCGCCGCGATCACTGACACCCGCCGACCGCGTCACTGGAGCCGCCCGATGCCCGGACCCCGCCCACCCCACGACCCCGTGCCCCCTCGGGTCGACACCCTGCTGCTGGCCTCACCCCGGTCGTTCTGCGCCGGCGTGGAGCGCGCGATCGAGATCGTCGACCGGTTGCTCGACCAGCGCGGCGGCCCCGTCCACGTGCGCAAGCAGATCGTGCACAACACCCACGTGGTGGCCGACCTGGAGGCGCGGGGCGCGGTGTTCGTGGACGAGCTGGACGCGGTGCCGGACGGCGCGACCGTGGTGTTCTCCGCGCACGGCGTGTCCCCCGCGGTGCGGGAGGAGGCCGCCCGGCGCGAGCTGGAGGTGGTCGACGCGACGTGCCCGCTGGTCACCAAGGTGCACGCGGAGGCGAGGCGGTACGCCGCGCGCGGTGACACGGTGGTGCTCATCGGGCACGCCGGGCACGAGGAGGTCGAGGGCACGCTCGGCGAAGCGCCCGCGCGGACCGTGCTGGTGGAGAGCGTCGCCGACGTGGAGGCGCTGCGGGTGCCGGACCCGGACCGGGTCTCCTACCTGACCCAGACCACGCTCGCGGTGGACGAGACGACCGAGGTGCTGGCCGCGCTGCGGGCGAGGTTCCCGGCGTTGCGGGGACCGTCGTCGGCCGACATCTGCTACGCCACCACGAACCGGCAGGACGCGGTGCGCGAGGTCGCGCGGGACGCGGACCTGGTGCTGGTGGTCGGGTCGGAGAACTCGTCCAACTCGGTGCGGCTGGTGGAGCTGGCCCGCCGGGTCGGCACGCCGGCCCACCTGATCGACGACGTGTCCGGCATCCGGCCGGAGTGGCTGGCCGGCGTGCGGGTGGTCGGGGTGAGCGCGGGCGCGTCCGCGCCGCCGCGGCTGGTGGACGAGGTGGTCGAGGCGCTGGGCGCGTGGGACGTCCAGATCCGCGAGACGGCGCGGGAGACGATCCAGTTCACCCTGCCGGTGGCCGTGCGCGCGCCCGGCCGGCGTGCGGCGGACTGATCGGGGAATTCGGCGGGGCCGAACCTCAAACCTTGGTCAACAACCGTTGTGAGAGCGCTCCAGCGGTGCCTAGGTTGATTTCGGCCACAAGCCGCCCGGTGGTGAGGCTCACCGCCAGGACACAATTATCCCCTACGTGTTCTGCGAGGTAGGCGTGAACGTCAATCCCACACCCATCGGGTAAAACCCGGCGGACGCCTGGGACAAGCCGGTCCCAGGCGGTCCGGGAGCCGAACAGCGGACGAACGGGTGGTGGAGCGGGCGGATCATCCGATGCCTGCGCGGGCGCCGGACACCGGCTGGAAACGGTCGGGCACGCACCGTCGCGGAGACGCGACAAACCTCCCACATGGCGGGAAAACCGAGACAGGAGCCCTGATCACTCGTAGGGTCTACCGGCGTCAGCGACCCTGATCCCGTGTGACCAAGATCCACGCCGACCGCTGTGAGGAGCTGGTGTGTCGACCCTCCGGGTGCGCCCCTACACCAGGACCGGCGGCCGTACGCATTCCGCGACGACGCTGGCCATCGAGACCATCGTGACGACGAACGAAAGGGCGGAGCGAGACGCCCTGACGTCCACGGCGGAACACCGCATCATCAGCGACCTGTGCCGCAACCCCCATTCCGTCGCGGAAGTCGCGGCGACATTGCGGTTGCCGCTCGGCGTCGTTCGCGTGCTGCTGGCGGACATGTCCGACATGAGCCTGATCAACGTGCACGCCGACCAGGCGATCGACGTCAAGGGCAGGCCGTCACTGGAGCTGATGGAACGCGTCCTGATGGGGTTGCGCCGGATCTGAGCGCTCCCGCAGCGCGTGCAGCACGGCCACCATGTCCTCCTTGCCGTGCCCCAGCTCCACCGCGCGGGTGAACAGCGCCAGGCAGGTGTCGAGCAGCGGTGAGGCGACACCGGCGGCGCGGGCGGCGTCGGCGATGAGCTGGTTGTTCATCAGCACGTCGCGGGCCGCGGCCTGGGCCTCGAAGTCGTCGGCGAGGAGCTTGGCGGTCTTCGCGCGGGACACCTTGCTGGCCATCGGCCCCTTGTCCAGCACCTCGACCAGGGTGCGCCGGTCCAGGCCGTGCCGCTCGGCGAAGTGGAACGCCTCGGTGAGGCCGGTGGTCATGGTGATCAGGAACAGGTTCACCGCCAGCTTCATCAGCAGGGCGTCGGGCGCCTGACCGCAGTCCACCGCCTCGGCGCACATCGGCGCGATCACCTCGCGCACCCTGGCCACGGCGGCGGGCGGACCGGCGAGCATGGCGACCAGCTCGCCCGCCTCGGCCGGGCCGCGCGAGCCGGAGACGGGCGCTTCGACGTACTCCCCGCCCGCCGCGCCCACGTCGGTGGCGAGGCCGTTCGAGAAGCCCGGCGACGTCGTGCCCATGTGCACGACCGTGCGACCGCGGACCAGCCGCTCGAAGCGGTCCGTGCCGCGGCCGAGGACCGCGTCGATCGCGCCCTCGTCGGCCAGCATCAGGATCACCACGTCGGCGCGGTCGAAGACCTCGTCCGGTGTCGCCGCGACGCTCGCGCCCGCGTCCCGCAGCGGCTGCGCCCGCTCCGGCGACCGGTTCCACACCACCAGCGGCCGGCCGGACCGGGCCAGGTTGAGGGCCATCGGCTGACCCATGATGCCGAGACCGACGAAACCGACCTCCACCACGACCTCCTCGCACGGCGGCACGACGCCGCCTCCCGGGGTGGGAGTCAACGCCGTGCGGGTGGGTCCGGTCTTGAACGGTCGTGCGGCGGCCGCGCTCGGGGGCTCGGTGCTCAGGACGTCGGCAGGCGGACCAGGGAGGCGCCGTCCTCCGCGTCCCGCACGACGAACTCCGCGATGTCGTGCCAGCGCAGGCCGACCGCCGCCTGGAACGCCACCGGGTCCTCGCTCGGCCCCGTCCCGGTGACCAGCCACGAGCCGACCACCACCGCCTCGCCGCCGCGCGACTTCGCCACCAGCTCGCACCGGGTCGGTCCCTTGGCGCCCTTCACCTCCACCTGCACCGACGTGCCCCACGGCTCGGGGCTGGCCGAGAGCCGGGCGAACACGCCGGTGGTGGCGTCGGTGCGGGCGATGGAGCCGGACGCGTCCGGCGCGCCCTTGGCCAGGTTGGTCTGCTCCGGCACCGACTGCGACGACGGCGAGGCGACCGGGTCGGACGGTGCGGCGACGTTCACCGACACGACCGCGGTCAGCGCGATGAGCAGCACCGCGGCGGCGGCGGCCAGCAGCGCGACGTTGCGGCGCTTGCGCGCCCTGGAGTCCGAGACCGAGTCGAGCATCGCGCGCACCGAGCGGCCGTCGGGCCGCTCCCCCGCGTTGGCGCGCAGCATGCCGTTGGCGTCGGCCTCGTCGAGCAGGTCGGGGAGTTCGGCGAAATCGCGCAGGTCGAGCGCACATCGACGGCACTGGGCGAGGTGGTTCTCGAAGGCGTCGACCTCGTCCTCGTCGAGGACACCGAGGACGTACGCCGCCACGTCGACGTGGTTCGGCAGCGAAGTCACCTGTTCAGCCCCGATCCTGCAACGAGCGCCGCAGGGCGCGGAGGGCGTAGTACACCCTGGACTTCACCGTGCCGGGCGGCACCCCGAGCACCGCTGCGGCTTCCCCGACGGTCCGATCCCTCAAGTACGTCTCGAGAATAGCCTCCCGGTGTTCTTCCGTCAGTCCGTTCATCGCCTCGGCCACGACTATCGCCGCCAGCGTGCGGTCCGCTTCGTCCCGCTGCGGCGCCTCGTCGGACGGCGTCAACTCCGACTCCTGGGGTCGGACGCTCCGCTTGCGACGGTCGTCGATGACCAGCCGCCGGGCCACGGTGAACAGCCAGGAGCGCAGCAGGACCGGGTCCCGCTCCAACTTCTCGGCGTTGCGCCATGCCCGCACGAGCGTCTCCTGGACGATGTCCTCTGCCCACTGCCGGTCGCTGCCGGTCAGCCTCATGGCATGTCCGAGCAGCGCGCTGCCGAACTCCTGGTAGAGCCTGCGGATCAGCTCGTCTTCCAGACTCAGGTCCGGCCGGCCGTGATCTCTTCGGGGGGAAGTGCTGCGTCTGTGCCGCGCCACGCCGAGCATCCAAGCGCGCCGGGGGCGGCCGCGTCGAGGGTTTCGCCGCAAAAAAAGTCGTCGATTTGTTCGTGAACCGTCATCGCATCGTGTCCGTATCCCCCGGTATCCGCTTCAAAGGCACGGACCCGGCCCTCCGGTCCGCTGGTCCTTTCGGCGGACCCGCCAGCAGGAGAAAGGACCAACGATGCGCAGTCGACGTTCCAGGCAGGTGTTGCCGCTGCTCCCGGCGGCAGCGGCGTTGGTGCTGGTCAGCGCTTGTGGCGCGACCGGCGCCGGCGGCGCTGCGAACCAGGGTGGCGCGGTCGGCGCCGGTTCCGGTCCGACGACTCTCCAACAGCAACCGGAATTCGGCAAGGAGCCGCACCAGATGCTCTCCGCGACCGAGTCGGAGCGAGTCGGCTGGTTCGTGGCGGACGCGGGCGGCTTCGCGCTGTACCGCTTCGACAAGGACACCGCGAAACCGCCGAAGTCCAATTGCGATGCCGCGTGCCTCGAACTGTGGCCCCCGGTGCTGGTCAGCGACCACACCATGACCTCCGGTGTGGACCCGACGCTGGTCGGCTCGGTGGCCCGCGCGGACGGCAGCAAGCAGGTGACGCTGGCCGGCTGGCCGCTGTACCGGTACGCGGGCGACAAGAAGGCGGGAGACCTGGCGGGCCAGGGCAAGGGCGGCACGTGGTTCGCGGTGACGCCCGAGGGCAAGAAGGCGCAGACCGAGGACGGCGCGGCGCCCGGCCAACCGTCCACCGGCGACGGTTACTAGGGCGCGAAGACCATGTCAGCCAAGCGTTTCGCGGCAGCGGTGCTGGCGCTGCACCTGCTGGCGCTGCCCGCGCTGCCCGGTGTCGCGCACGCCGACGACCCGCCCGCGGCGGGCCAGGTGGAGCAGACGCCGCTGGGACCGATCACCGCCCAGGACAAGGACCTCCTGGTCAAGGTCCGCCTCGCGGGGCTGTGGGAGATGCCCATGGGCGAGGAGGCGCAGACCCGCGCGGCCAGCACCAGGGTCAAGGAGGTCGGCCAGCAGCTGGCGAGCGACCACGAGTTCCTGGACGAGCGGGTGGTGCGGCTGGCGTCCCAGATGGGCGTCCCGCTGCCGGACCAGGCCAACGCCGACCAGCAGTCGTGGATGGCGGAGATGCGCTCGCGCACCGGCGCGGCCTTCGACGACTCGTTCGCCAACCGGCTGCGCGCCGCGCACGGCTCGATCTTCCCGGTCATCGGCACGGTGCGGGCCACCACCCGCAACGAGGCGATCCGGCAGTTCGCCCAGGTGTGCAACCAGATCGTGCTCAAGCACATGACCCTGTTGGAGAGCACCAACATGGTCACCGACGTGGGTCTGTCCAAGCCGGTTCCCGCGGGCGTGGCGAACGTGG
This genomic window from Saccharothrix sp. HUAS TT1 contains:
- a CDS encoding DUF4142 domain-containing protein — translated: MSAKRFAAAVLALHLLALPALPGVAHADDPPAAGQVEQTPLGPITAQDKDLLVKVRLAGLWEMPMGEEAQTRAASTRVKEVGQQLASDHEFLDERVVRLASQMGVPLPDQANADQQSWMAEMRSRTGAAFDDSFANRLRAAHGSIFPVIGTVRATTRNEAIRQFAQVCNQIVLKHMTLLESTNMVTDVGLSKPVPAGVANVAAVSADPVRAAAQLPTGEPSPLAVLLMCLVGAVVTIGILRLLRPRGNVK
- a CDS encoding NAD(P)-dependent oxidoreductase; translated protein: MEVGFVGLGIMGQPMALNLARSGRPLVVWNRSPERAQPLRDAGASVAATPDEVFDRADVVILMLADEGAIDAVLGRGTDRFERLVRGRTVVHMGTTSPGFSNGLATDVGAAGGEYVEAPVSGSRGPAEAGELVAMLAGPPAAVARVREVIAPMCAEAVDCGQAPDALLMKLAVNLFLITMTTGLTEAFHFAERHGLDRRTLVEVLDKGPMASKVSRAKTAKLLADDFEAQAAARDVLMNNQLIADAARAAGVASPLLDTCLALFTRAVELGHGKEDMVAVLHALRERSDPAQPHQDAFHQLQ
- a CDS encoding family 2B encapsulin nanocompartment shell protein, whose amino-acid sequence is MTVTDPGLAPEEAEQHRQSLSTASARNLASTTKSTPQMQGISPRWLLRKLPWVTTQAGTYRVNRRLTYALGDGRVSFVSTGADIRVIPQELRELPVLRDFPDDDVLVALANRFRLREFQPGDALVSSGDRADEVYLIAHGKVNKVGRGEYGDQTVLDTMAGGDHFGAEVLAGVEAAWEFTAKAVTPVIALVLPLRSVQELEDQVESLRAHIESVARNAGKPQNKHGEAEIEIASGHEGEPDLPATFVDYELSPREYELEVAQTVLRVHSRVADLYNHPMNQTEQQLRLTIEALRERQEHEMLNNRRIGLLHNADLRQRIHTRSGPPTPDDLDELLSRRRKTAFMLAHPRTIAAFGREANKRGVYPGTADVDGTKVVTWRGVPLLPSDKIPITPQHTTSILAMRVGEQDNGVIGLHQPGIPDEVQPGLNARFMGVNEKAIVSYLVSAYFSVAVLVPDALGVLEHVEIGRS
- a CDS encoding sigma-70 family RNA polymerase sigma factor, which encodes MLGVARHRRSTSPRRDHGRPDLSLEDELIRRLYQEFGSALLGHAMRLTGSDRQWAEDIVQETLVRAWRNAEKLERDPVLLRSWLFTVARRLVIDDRRKRSVRPQESELTPSDEAPQRDEADRTLAAIVVAEAMNGLTEEHREAILETYLRDRTVGEAAAVLGVPPGTVKSRVYYALRALRRSLQDRG
- a CDS encoding anti-sigma factor, which produces MTSLPNHVDVAAYVLGVLDEDEVDAFENHLAQCRRCALDLRDFAELPDLLDEADANGMLRANAGERPDGRSVRAMLDSVSDSRARKRRNVALLAAAAAVLLIALTAVVSVNVAAPSDPVASPSSQSVPEQTNLAKGAPDASGSIARTDATTGVFARLSASPEPWGTSVQVEVKGAKGPTRCELVAKSRGGEAVVVGSWLVTGTGPSEDPVAFQAAVGLRWHDIAEFVVRDAEDGASLVRLPTS
- the ispH gene encoding 4-hydroxy-3-methylbut-2-enyl diphosphate reductase → MPGPRPPHDPVPPRVDTLLLASPRSFCAGVERAIEIVDRLLDQRGGPVHVRKQIVHNTHVVADLEARGAVFVDELDAVPDGATVVFSAHGVSPAVREEAARRELEVVDATCPLVTKVHAEARRYAARGDTVVLIGHAGHEEVEGTLGEAPARTVLVESVADVEALRVPDPDRVSYLTQTTLAVDETTEVLAALRARFPALRGPSSADICYATTNRQDAVREVARDADLVLVVGSENSSNSVRLVELARRVGTPAHLIDDVSGIRPEWLAGVRVVGVSAGASAPPRLVDEVVEALGAWDVQIRETARETIQFTLPVAVRAPGRRAAD
- a CDS encoding DUF742 domain-containing protein, producing MSTLRVRPYTRTGGRTHSATTLAIETIVTTNERAERDALTSTAEHRIISDLCRNPHSVAEVAATLRLPLGVVRVLLADMSDMSLINVHADQAIDVKGRPSLELMERVLMGLRRI
- a CDS encoding family 2 encapsulin nanocompartment cargo protein polyprenyl transferase; translation: MTDLDVSPDQRSAREVLHWSRAGVDPALRAAVDRLPESMRAIVGYHFGWWDERGEPIGADAGKAIRPALVMLGAQAVGGSVDAALPAAVAVEMVHNFSLLHDDVMDGDTTRRHRRTAWHVFGVNPAILAGDSLLTSAVDVLAGSGHPQAQQAIRVLSAAVQQLLDGQSADLAFEERADVGLAECVRMAERKTGSLLGASCALGALFGGGLPEQVEHLRSFGERVGLAFQFVDDLLGIWGDPEVTGKPVYSDLVNRKKSLPVVAALTSGTRAGRELDAMYHSDRPLDPARAAELIETSGARVWAQGRADDLLARARQHLKAARPADRAARELEAVARLATRRDH